From one Dama dama isolate Ldn47 chromosome 32, ASM3311817v1, whole genome shotgun sequence genomic stretch:
- the LOC133050330 gene encoding pleckstrin homology domain-containing family B member 2-like gives MPVDCINIRMGHECRDIQPPDGKPKDCMLQIVCRDGKTISLCAESTDDCLAWKFTLQDSRTNTAYVGSEVMYDETAVASSPPPYTDYAAPTPEQAYGYGPYSGAYPPGIQVVYAADGQAYAVPYQYPCAGLYGQQPANQVIIRERYRNNDSDLALGMLAGAATGMALGSLFWVF, from the coding sequence ATGCCAGTGGACTGCATCAACATCCGCATGGGACATGAATGTCGGGATATTCAGCCACCAGATGGGAAGCCAAAAGACTGTATGCTGCAGATTGTTTGCCGAGATGGGAAAACCATCAGTCTTTGTGCAGAAAGCACAGACGATTGTTTGGCCTGGAAGTTTACACTCCAGGATTCCAGGACAAACACAGCTTATGTTGGCTCAGAAGTCATGTATGATGAGACAGCTGTggcttcctccccacctccttacACAGACTATGCTGCACCAACCCCTGAGCAGGCATATGGCTATGGTCCATACAGTGGTGCATACCCACCAGGAATTCAAGTTGTCTATGCTGCAGATGGACAGGCTTATGCTGTACCCTATCAGTACCCATGTGCAGGACTttatggacagcagcctgccaacCAAGTCATCATTCGTGAGCGGTATCGAAACAATGACAGTGACCTGGCGCTGGGCATGCTGGCTGGAGCAGCCACAGGCATGGCCTTAGGGTCTCTGTTCTGGGTCTTCTAG